A part of Streptomyces sp. NBC_01497 genomic DNA contains:
- a CDS encoding alpha/beta fold hydrolase, whose amino-acid sequence MARSSFIPPREAEEMLRQRPTTVALSVPGTGHDLHLEHPDALHTALSDVLERRA is encoded by the coding sequence TTGGCCCGATCCAGCTTCATCCCCCCGCGGGAAGCCGAGGAGATGCTCCGGCAGCGACCCACCACGGTGGCCCTGAGCGTCCCCGGCACCGGACACGACTTGCACCTGGAACACCCTGACGCCCTGCACACCGCGCTCTCCGACGTCCTGGAGCGACGTGCGTGA
- a CDS encoding FAD:protein FMN transferase: MVQRHPGRLDPSGLVQGWATEASSQLLHEADARHLGQRRRRAPAPRPTGPGAPWRIGIAHPLHPGAVATVVTARHDLAVATSGTAERGAHIFDQHNASPATAFASLTLIGPRLTLIDTFATAAFSSRRREGLGGNTERLRSTGCPGRRRRMANVRLQPIRA, encoded by the coding sequence TTGGTTCAGCGTCATCCCGGCCGCCTCGACCCGTCCGGTCTCGTCCAAGGCTGGGCCACCGAAGCCTCATCCCAGCTCCTCCACGAAGCGGACGCACGACACCTGGGTCAACGGCGGCGGCGAGCTCCAGCTCCGCGGCCAACCGGCCCCGGCGCCCCCTGGCGCATCGGCATCGCTCACCCTCTACACCCCGGTGCAGTGGCCACCGTCGTGACCGCCCGCCACGATCTGGCCGTCGCCACCTCTGGCACTGCCGAACGCGGCGCGCACATCTTCGACCAGCACAACGCTTCACCCGCCACCGCCTTCGCCTCACTTACGCTGATCGGGCCACGCCTGACACTGATCGACACCTTCGCCACCGCCGCATTCTCCAGTAGACGGCGCGAAGGACTGGGTGGAAACACTGAACGGCTACGAAGCACTGGCTGTCCTGGCCGACGGCGACGAATGGCGAACGTCCGGCTTCAACCGATACGGGCATGA
- a CDS encoding ammonium transporter — protein MPTGFDTGDTAWLLASTALVLLMTPGLALFYGGMVSTKSVLNMIMMSFVSIAVVTVVWLVAGYSLAFGHDLGGAGLLGGLEHAGMRGIGPASLTGHVPTLLYATFQLSFAVITAALISGAIADRAKFGAWVVFVAVWTLAVYVPVAHWVFSPAGWIVAKLHALDFAGGTVVEVDCGASGLALALVLGERLGFRKEATRPHNLPLVLLGAGLLWFGWFGFNAGSAGAADGLAAAAFINTQAAGCAGLLGWLAVEKRRNGHATTLGAASGSVAGLVAITPSCGSVGIGGALVIGLAAGVLCSFAVGWKFRLGYDDSLDVVGVHLVAGVVGTVLIGVFATAAMTGGVTGLVHGGGFGQLGRQAVAVLTVGAYAFAVTYGIGKAIDRVMGFRASPEHERDGLDLAVHAETAYDHGVLGQGTAHVLRPSASRPSATAERLDADR, from the coding sequence ATGCCTACGGGCTTCGACACCGGTGACACGGCCTGGCTCCTCGCGAGCACCGCTCTCGTCCTGCTGATGACGCCCGGGCTCGCACTCTTCTACGGCGGCATGGTGAGCACCAAGAGCGTGCTCAACATGATCATGATGAGCTTCGTCTCCATCGCGGTGGTGACCGTGGTGTGGCTGGTGGCCGGCTACAGTCTGGCGTTCGGCCACGACCTCGGCGGCGCCGGCCTGCTGGGCGGCCTTGAGCACGCCGGGATGCGCGGCATCGGACCGGCCTCGCTCACCGGCCATGTGCCGACCCTCCTCTACGCCACGTTCCAGCTCAGCTTCGCCGTGATCACCGCCGCGCTGATCAGCGGCGCCATCGCGGACCGTGCCAAATTCGGCGCATGGGTCGTCTTCGTCGCCGTATGGACGCTGGCCGTGTACGTGCCCGTCGCGCACTGGGTGTTCTCGCCCGCGGGCTGGATCGTCGCCAAGTTGCACGCACTGGACTTCGCGGGCGGCACCGTCGTGGAGGTCGACTGCGGGGCGTCCGGTCTCGCGCTCGCGCTGGTGCTCGGCGAGCGGCTGGGCTTCAGGAAGGAAGCCACGCGCCCCCACAACCTGCCGCTGGTCCTGCTCGGCGCGGGTCTCCTCTGGTTCGGCTGGTTCGGCTTCAACGCGGGCTCGGCGGGCGCGGCGGACGGGCTCGCCGCGGCCGCGTTCATCAACACGCAGGCGGCCGGGTGCGCTGGCCTCCTGGGCTGGCTCGCCGTGGAGAAGCGCAGGAACGGCCACGCCACCACGCTGGGCGCCGCGTCGGGCTCGGTGGCGGGTCTGGTCGCGATCACCCCGTCGTGCGGCTCCGTCGGCATCGGCGGAGCCCTGGTCATCGGCCTCGCGGCGGGTGTCCTGTGTTCCTTCGCCGTCGGATGGAAGTTCCGGCTCGGCTATGACGACTCGCTGGACGTCGTCGGTGTGCACCTCGTCGCGGGTGTCGTCGGAACCGTGCTGATCGGTGTCTTCGCCACCGCCGCCATGACCGGTGGCGTCACGGGGCTCGTACACGGCGGAGGGTTCGGGCAACTGGGCCGCCAGGCGGTAGCGGTGCTGACCGTCGGCGCGTACGCCTTCGCCGTCACTTACGGCATCGGTAAGGCGATCGACCGTGTGATGGGTTTCCGGGCCTCGCCCGAGCACGAGCGCGACGGCCTGGACCTGGCCGTGCACGCGGAGACGGCATACGACCACGGCGTGCTCGGCCAGGGCACGGCACATGTTCTCAGGCCGTCGGCGAGCCGCCCATCGGCCACCGCCGAGCGCCTCGACGCCGACCGCTGA
- a CDS encoding MFS transporter: MTTHAPTDIPAESSGGRRSRAVIASTVGTAIEWYDFFLYGTAAALVFPHLFFPGSSPYVGALASFGTQAVGFAARPVGAAIFGHFGDRVGRKSTLVVTLLMMGLSTFLMGVLPGYASIGFAAPLLLVLLRIVQGIGVGGEWGGSVLLSMEWGSRRRRGFMTSWPQLGVPLGLLASTGMVNLMDSTAGDDFDSWGWRVPFLASIVLVGIGLYVRLRVLESPVFDEVKRTRRVVRQPVLHVLREQPREVLTSAFVRLSEQAPFYLFITFVLTYGTQKVGLPRQDLLDDTMVAAAIGLVTVPLWGYVSDLIGRRLTYGIGIVCVGAFAFPYFALLDTADSGLVLLAIVLSLFFHDMQYGPQAALIAEGFDANVRYSGAGLGYQLASVIAGGPAPLVAAAILENTDSSVGISWYMLGCCVIAMIALVLMPRARTPRTAGASPDGGAAGV; this comes from the coding sequence ATGACCACGCACGCCCCCACCGACATCCCGGCTGAGTCGTCAGGCGGCCGGCGCTCCCGCGCGGTGATCGCCAGCACAGTGGGTACGGCCATCGAGTGGTACGACTTCTTCCTCTACGGTACGGCCGCCGCCCTGGTCTTCCCGCACCTTTTCTTCCCCGGCTCCTCCCCGTATGTCGGCGCCCTCGCCTCCTTCGGGACCCAGGCCGTCGGTTTCGCGGCTCGCCCCGTGGGCGCGGCGATCTTCGGTCACTTCGGCGACCGGGTCGGCCGCAAGTCGACCCTGGTCGTCACGTTGCTCATGATGGGCCTCAGTACTTTTCTCATGGGCGTGCTTCCCGGCTATGCGTCGATCGGCTTCGCCGCCCCGCTGCTGCTGGTGCTGCTGCGCATCGTCCAGGGGATCGGTGTGGGCGGCGAGTGGGGCGGTTCCGTCCTGCTCTCCATGGAGTGGGGCTCGCGCCGCCGACGTGGGTTCATGACCAGTTGGCCGCAACTGGGCGTGCCGCTCGGCCTGCTCGCCTCGACCGGCATGGTCAACCTCATGGACTCCACGGCCGGCGACGACTTCGACAGCTGGGGCTGGCGGGTTCCGTTCCTCGCCAGCATCGTGCTCGTGGGGATCGGTCTCTACGTGCGGTTGAGGGTGCTGGAGAGCCCGGTCTTCGACGAGGTCAAGCGGACCCGGCGAGTGGTGCGTCAGCCGGTCCTGCACGTACTGCGCGAGCAGCCGCGCGAGGTGCTGACCTCCGCCTTCGTCCGACTTTCCGAACAGGCCCCGTTCTACCTCTTCATCACGTTCGTCCTCACGTACGGCACGCAGAAGGTGGGCCTGCCCCGTCAGGACCTGCTCGACGACACCATGGTGGCCGCGGCGATCGGACTGGTCACCGTCCCGCTGTGGGGGTACGTCTCGGACCTCATCGGCCGTCGCCTGACGTACGGGATCGGTATCGTCTGCGTCGGGGCGTTCGCCTTTCCCTACTTCGCGTTGCTGGACACCGCCGACTCAGGACTCGTGCTGCTGGCGATCGTGCTCTCGCTCTTCTTCCACGATATGCAGTACGGGCCGCAGGCGGCGCTGATAGCCGAGGGATTTGACGCGAACGTCCGCTACAGCGGCGCCGGCCTCGGCTACCAACTGGCCTCGGTCATCGCGGGTGGCCCGGCGCCGCTCGTCGCGGCCGCGATACTGGAGAACACCGACTCCAGCGTCGGGATCAGCTGGTACATGCTGGGATGCTGCGTTATCGCCATGATCGCGCTGGTGCTCATGCCGCGCGCCCGCACCCCGCGCACTGCCGGTGCGAGCCCGGACGGCGGTGCTGCCGGGGTCTGA
- a CDS encoding DEAD/DEAH box helicase, with protein sequence MNAKTSGSGNSGSGNNEHSDEPEGEDSAPRAMTPGLPPIETFAELDLPPELVRTMAGLAVRDPFPIQAVTLPNALVGRDVLGRARTGSGKTLAFGLPLLVRIAGRRADAKRPLGLVLVPTRELAQQVSDALAPYAQVLGVRLATVVGGLSIGRQAASLRNGAEVVVATPGRLADLVSRRYCHLDRVEITVLDEADQMCDLGFLPQVSEFLDQVRPDGQRMLFSATLDRDVDRLVKRHLHDPVSASVDRSSGSVTTMEHHVLLVHPADKVATATEIAARDGRVLMFLDTKVAVDRFTRHLRDSGIQAAALHSGKSQPQRTHTLARFKDGGIMVLVATNVAARGIHIDDLDLVVNVDPPADSKDYLHRGGRTARAGESGSVVTLVTPGERREVNRMMSEARIRPTITPVRSGDAKLSGITGARRAPATAPAKNTNAAFRGMGTRPGRPVKESRKAAEARQLAEARKAAQTRKSR encoded by the coding sequence ATGAACGCGAAGACGTCTGGTTCCGGAAACTCCGGTTCCGGCAACAACGAGCACTCCGACGAGCCGGAGGGCGAGGACTCGGCACCCAGGGCGATGACACCGGGCCTGCCGCCGATCGAGACGTTCGCCGAGCTGGATCTGCCGCCTGAGCTGGTCCGCACCATGGCCGGCCTGGCGGTGCGGGACCCTTTCCCGATCCAGGCAGTCACCCTGCCGAACGCTCTCGTCGGCCGCGACGTGCTCGGCCGGGCGCGCACCGGCTCGGGCAAGACACTCGCCTTCGGTCTCCCGCTACTCGTCCGTATCGCGGGCCGACGCGCCGACGCGAAGCGGCCCCTCGGCCTGGTCCTCGTACCGACCAGGGAGCTCGCGCAGCAGGTGAGTGACGCCCTGGCGCCGTACGCGCAGGTCCTCGGCGTCCGGTTGGCGACCGTGGTCGGCGGCCTGTCGATCGGGCGGCAGGCCGCCTCGCTGCGGAACGGGGCCGAGGTCGTCGTCGCCACCCCGGGACGGCTGGCCGACCTGGTCTCCCGCCGTTACTGTCATCTGGACCGTGTGGAGATCACCGTTCTGGACGAGGCGGACCAGATGTGTGACCTGGGGTTCCTGCCCCAGGTCTCGGAGTTCTTGGACCAGGTGCGCCCCGACGGGCAGCGGATGCTCTTCTCCGCCACGCTCGACCGCGACGTCGACCGTCTGGTCAAGCGACACCTGCACGATCCGGTGTCGGCCTCCGTCGACCGATCGTCGGGATCGGTGACCACGATGGAGCATCACGTACTGCTCGTCCATCCGGCCGACAAAGTCGCCACCGCAACCGAGATCGCGGCCCGTGACGGCCGGGTCCTGATGTTCCTGGACACGAAAGTGGCCGTGGACCGCTTCACACGCCACCTGCGGGACAGCGGAATTCAGGCCGCCGCCCTGCACAGCGGAAAGTCGCAGCCGCAGCGCACCCACACGCTGGCCCGGTTCAAGGACGGCGGGATCATGGTGCTGGTGGCCACCAATGTGGCAGCTCGCGGTATCCACATCGACGACCTCGACCTCGTCGTCAACGTGGATCCGCCCGCCGATTCCAAGGACTACCTCCACCGAGGCGGGCGTACGGCCCGCGCGGGAGAGTCGGGCAGCGTGGTCACTCTGGTCACACCCGGAGAGCGCCGCGAGGTGAACCGGATGATGTCGGAGGCCCGCATCCGCCCCACGATCACACCGGTGCGGTCCGGCGACGCGAAGCTGTCCGGTATCACTGGTGCCAGACGCGCACCGGCCACGGCGCCCGCGAAAAACACCAACGCCGCCTTCCGAGGCATGGGCACCCGCCCGGGTCGTCCGGTGAAGGAGAGCCGCAAGGCCGCCGAAGCCCGGCAGCTCGCGGAGGCCCGGAAGGCAGCCCAGACGCGCAAGTCCCGCTGA
- a CDS encoding SAM-dependent methyltransferase produces the protein MTDQGFSVEDIDTSRPHPARMYDYYLGGRDNYEIDREAAQRVIDLFPDIVPMARGNRRFMHRAVRYMVQSGIRQIIDIGTGIPTAPNTHQVAHEVSPEVRVAYVDNDPIVATYAGAHLLGATHTGLFLGDLRDPDGILKHPIISKLIDFGQPVGLMLVAVLHFIRDDEDPAGLVAAYRDALPAGSHLVLSHTTGDFHRLDGDAGEARDVYRDRGATATLTLRSHDQVLGFFDGFELVEPGLVQPPLWRPDGPVPTERDMAHVGFYGGVGIKL, from the coding sequence TTGACTGACCAAGGATTCTCCGTCGAGGACATCGACACCAGCAGACCCCATCCCGCCCGCATGTACGACTACTACCTCGGCGGCCGGGACAACTACGAGATCGACCGCGAGGCCGCGCAGCGCGTGATCGACCTGTTCCCGGACATCGTGCCCATGGCACGAGGAAACCGGAGGTTCATGCACCGGGCGGTGCGGTACATGGTGCAGAGCGGTATCCGGCAGATCATCGACATCGGCACCGGCATTCCCACGGCGCCCAACACCCACCAGGTGGCGCACGAGGTGTCGCCCGAGGTCCGTGTGGCGTATGTGGACAACGACCCGATCGTGGCGACGTATGCGGGGGCGCATCTGCTGGGTGCGACGCACACCGGCCTGTTCCTCGGTGACCTGCGCGACCCGGACGGCATCCTGAAGCATCCGATCATCAGCAAGCTGATCGACTTCGGCCAGCCGGTCGGGCTGATGCTGGTGGCCGTCCTGCACTTCATCCGGGACGATGAGGATCCGGCGGGGCTGGTGGCCGCCTACCGCGACGCGCTGCCCGCCGGCAGCCACCTGGTCCTCAGCCATACGACCGGCGACTTCCACCGGCTCGACGGCGATGCCGGAGAAGCCCGGGACGTCTACCGGGACAGGGGGGCCACCGCCACTCTCACCCTGCGGTCGCACGACCAGGTGCTGGGCTTCTTCGACGGATTCGAGCTGGTCGAGCCCGGACTGGTCCAACCGCCGCTCTGGCGTCCTGACGGTCCGGTCCCCACGGAGCGGGACATGGCGCATGTCGGCTTCTACGGCGGCGTCGGCATCAAACTCTGA
- a CDS encoding DUF3152 domain-containing protein, which yields MIAVVVVAGVVGAALTVLNSGGGGTGSAAASPPRTSPAAPPAARHTGAGPGKASGKPSASPSQKPSASSSGTPGGSGEPSGGTDFSGPGSGVFTTAAASGKAVGQGTIRRYKVEVEGGTGVSAKDAAREIETVLADPRGWTDDGHDGFQLVSGGVADFEIKIASPATVDRICGAAGLHTHGEVNCDVGSQVVVNLKRWETGSPEFPGPLHDYRALIINHEVGHRIGHGHEGCPGPGRPAPAMMQQIDGLHGCVANAWPYDSHGTYLAGPPMP from the coding sequence ATGATCGCGGTCGTGGTCGTCGCGGGTGTGGTCGGCGCTGCCCTCACCGTGCTGAACAGTGGGGGTGGTGGGACCGGGTCGGCGGCGGCATCACCGCCCCGTACGTCTCCGGCGGCGCCGCCCGCCGCCAGGCACACCGGTGCCGGCCCGGGAAAGGCGTCCGGGAAGCCGTCGGCCTCCCCCTCGCAGAAGCCGTCGGCCTCCTCCTCGGGTACGCCGGGCGGGTCCGGCGAACCGTCGGGCGGCACGGACTTCTCCGGGCCCGGCAGTGGTGTGTTCACCACCGCCGCCGCGTCCGGGAAAGCTGTCGGCCAGGGCACCATCCGCCGCTACAAGGTCGAGGTCGAAGGCGGTACGGGTGTCTCGGCGAAGGACGCCGCGCGGGAGATCGAGACGGTGCTGGCCGATCCGCGCGGCTGGACCGACGACGGGCATGACGGCTTCCAGCTGGTGTCCGGCGGGGTCGCCGACTTCGAGATCAAGATCGCGAGCCCCGCGACGGTGGACCGGATCTGCGGAGCTGCCGGGCTGCACACCCATGGTGAGGTGAACTGTGATGTGGGCAGTCAGGTGGTGGTCAACCTGAAGCGGTGGGAGACGGGTTCGCCGGAGTTCCCGGGCCCGCTGCACGACTACCGTGCGCTGATCATCAACCACGAGGTCGGGCACCGCATCGGCCACGGCCACGAGGGCTGCCCGGGTCCCGGCAGGCCCGCGCCCGCGATGATGCAGCAGATCGACGGCCTGCACGGCTGCGTCGCCAATGCCTGGCCGTACGACTCCCACGGCACCTACCTCGCCGGGCCGCCCATGCCGTGA
- a CDS encoding glycoside hydrolase family 3 N-terminal domain-containing protein translates to MTTTAAGENTPQADAGSGSSGGKDHPVPSSPRYLDPALSVTERVDDLVGRMTLPEKIGQMLQLNAKEGVHVVADMHAGSILHASSENVLQAAELTDRSRLRIPLLVAEDCIHGHSFWEGATIYPTQLGMAATWDPALVERVARATAVEVAATGVHWTFSPVLCIARDLRWGRVGETFGEDPFLIGELASAMVRGYQGDGLSDPTAILACAKHFAGYSETQGGRDASEADISRRKLRSWFLPPFERVAREGCRTFMLGYQSMDGVPITVNNWLLNDVLRGEWGYTGTLVTDWDNVGRMVWEQRIHSDYAQAAAAAVRAGNDMVMTTPKFFDGAREAVEGGVLDEAEIDKAVRRILALKFELGLFENPRRPDPARQAEVIGSAEHAVLNLETARRSLVLLTNDGTLPLAGGFEADAEGRAVAGPEIAARTIAVIGPNADDAQTQLGDWAGSSGQADWLPEGQPRVMITTVLDGLRAHVPEGWSVSHARGADILSVDTDPEGAFFPDGQPRPEVVVPAKPSETLIAEAVARAQAADYVVAVVGDRIELVGEGKSTATLELVGGQADLLDALAATGKPLVVVVISSKPLVLPPSAHDAAAIVHAFNPGMLGGQAIAELVLGLIEPAGRLPISFARHAGQQPTYYNQVRGQHGRRYADLTQSPSFAFGDGLSYTTVEYTDLEIPAAELGAGDAVHARVTVSNTGTRPVLETVQVYVSDTVTSVTWAEKELKAYQQVRLAPGESREVLIDLPVASCTLVDAEGERVVEPGAFELLVGPSSRDELLLRAGFTIGG, encoded by the coding sequence ATGACGACCACCGCCGCCGGAGAGAACACGCCGCAAGCCGACGCCGGGAGTGGTTCGTCCGGGGGGAAAGACCATCCTGTTCCGTCGTCCCCGCGCTATCTCGACCCTGCTCTGAGCGTGACGGAACGGGTGGACGACCTTGTCGGCCGTATGACGCTGCCCGAGAAGATCGGCCAGATGCTGCAGTTGAACGCGAAGGAGGGGGTGCATGTCGTCGCCGACATGCACGCGGGTTCCATCCTCCACGCCTCGTCCGAGAACGTCCTTCAGGCGGCCGAACTCACCGATCGGTCCCGGTTGCGCATCCCGCTCCTGGTGGCTGAGGACTGTATCCACGGGCACTCCTTCTGGGAGGGCGCGACGATCTATCCCACTCAACTGGGCATGGCTGCGACCTGGGACCCCGCCCTCGTCGAGCGGGTCGCCAGGGCGACGGCGGTGGAGGTCGCGGCGACCGGTGTGCACTGGACGTTCTCACCGGTTCTGTGCATCGCACGGGACCTGCGGTGGGGCCGAGTCGGCGAGACCTTCGGCGAGGACCCCTTCCTCATCGGTGAGCTGGCCTCCGCCATGGTCCGCGGCTACCAGGGCGACGGACTCTCCGACCCGACGGCGATCCTCGCCTGCGCCAAGCACTTCGCAGGATATTCGGAGACCCAGGGCGGCCGGGACGCCAGCGAGGCTGACATCTCGCGGCGCAAACTGCGCTCCTGGTTCCTGCCTCCCTTCGAACGTGTGGCCCGCGAAGGCTGCCGTACTTTCATGCTCGGATACCAGTCCATGGACGGTGTCCCGATCACGGTCAACAACTGGCTGCTCAACGACGTACTGCGCGGCGAGTGGGGTTACACCGGCACGCTCGTGACCGACTGGGACAACGTCGGCCGCATGGTGTGGGAGCAGCGGATCCACAGCGACTACGCACAGGCGGCAGCGGCGGCGGTCCGCGCGGGCAACGACATGGTGATGACGACGCCGAAGTTCTTCGACGGGGCAAGGGAAGCGGTCGAGGGCGGCGTCCTCGACGAGGCGGAGATCGACAAGGCGGTCCGCCGCATCCTTGCGCTCAAGTTCGAACTCGGGCTGTTCGAGAACCCGCGCCGCCCGGACCCTGCCCGCCAGGCCGAGGTGATCGGCAGCGCGGAGCACGCCGTCCTGAACCTGGAGACGGCACGCCGCTCACTCGTCCTGCTCACCAACGACGGCACCCTTCCCCTCGCGGGGGGATTCGAGGCGGACGCCGAGGGCCGGGCCGTCGCCGGCCCGGAGATCGCGGCGCGCACGATCGCCGTCATCGGCCCCAACGCCGACGACGCCCAGACTCAGCTCGGCGACTGGGCCGGCTCCTCCGGCCAGGCCGACTGGCTCCCCGAGGGCCAGCCGCGCGTGATGATCACCACCGTGCTCGACGGGCTTCGCGCGCACGTGCCCGAGGGCTGGAGCGTGTCGCATGCCCGGGGCGCGGACATCCTGAGTGTCGACACCGACCCGGAGGGCGCGTTCTTCCCGGACGGGCAGCCCCGCCCCGAGGTCGTCGTGCCCGCGAAGCCCTCGGAGACACTGATCGCCGAAGCCGTAGCACGCGCGCAGGCCGCGGACTACGTCGTCGCCGTCGTGGGCGACCGGATCGAGCTGGTGGGGGAGGGCAAGTCGACGGCGACTCTGGAGCTGGTCGGAGGGCAGGCCGACCTCCTCGACGCGCTCGCCGCGACCGGCAAACCACTGGTGGTCGTGGTCATCAGTTCCAAGCCACTGGTCCTGCCGCCGTCCGCGCACGACGCCGCAGCGATCGTGCACGCCTTCAACCCCGGCATGCTCGGCGGACAGGCGATCGCCGAGCTGGTCCTCGGCCTCATCGAGCCGGCCGGTCGCCTGCCCATCTCCTTCGCCCGTCACGCAGGGCAACAGCCGACGTACTACAACCAGGTACGTGGCCAGCACGGCAGGCGCTACGCGGATCTGACGCAGAGCCCGTCCTTCGCCTTCGGCGACGGCCTGAGTTATACGACCGTCGAGTACACGGACCTGGAGATCCCCGCCGCGGAACTCGGAGCGGGCGACGCGGTCCACGCACGGGTCACGGTCTCCAACACGGGCACGCGTCCCGTCCTGGAGACGGTGCAGGTGTACGTCAGCGACACCGTCACCTCGGTGACATGGGCGGAGAAGGAACTGAAGGCCTATCAGCAGGTGCGGCTCGCGCCGGGCGAGTCGCGTGAGGTCCTGATCGATCTGCCGGTCGCCTCGTGCACGCTGGTCGACGCCGAAGGCGAACGTGTCGTCGAGCCCGGCGCCTTCGAGCTCCTGGTCGGTCCGTCGTCGCGTGACGAGCTGCTGCTGCGTGCGGGGTTCACCATCGGGGGATGA
- a CDS encoding TetR/AcrR family transcriptional regulator, with protein sequence MTAEPRGNYAKGRAKRLEIIEHAVTVFGEVGYRGASLRVIANRGGISHTGLLHHFPTKGSLLIAVLEHRDQVDDVWLTRDGATGVEQLRGLTELAELNTTRKAIVELFSVLAAEATSPEHPAHSYFVRRYENSVSSMALTYTLAREEGVLRAGVDPDTAAQQLVALMDGLQVQWLLSGCVTDMAGVLRAHIAAQLTVPF encoded by the coding sequence GTGACCGCCGAACCAAGAGGCAACTACGCCAAGGGCCGCGCCAAGCGGCTGGAGATCATCGAGCACGCCGTGACCGTGTTCGGAGAGGTCGGCTACCGGGGAGCCTCGTTGCGGGTGATCGCGAACCGCGGAGGCATCTCCCACACCGGTCTGCTTCACCACTTCCCGACCAAGGGGTCCTTGCTGATCGCGGTCCTGGAGCACCGCGACCAGGTGGACGACGTGTGGCTGACCCGCGACGGCGCCACCGGTGTCGAGCAGTTGCGCGGGCTCACGGAACTCGCCGAACTGAACACCACACGCAAAGCGATCGTCGAACTGTTCTCGGTCCTCGCCGCAGAGGCCACATCGCCCGAACACCCCGCTCACAGCTACTTTGTGCGGCGCTACGAGAATTCCGTGTCGTCCATGGCGCTCACCTACACCCTGGCCCGCGAGGAGGGAGTCCTGCGGGCCGGAGTCGACCCGGACACAGCGGCGCAGCAGTTGGTCGCCCTGATGGACGGCCTTCAGGTCCAATGGCTCCTCAGCGGGTGTGTCACCGACATGGCCGGCGTGCTGCGTGCCCACATCGCGGCACAGCTCACTGTGCCCTTCTGA
- a CDS encoding PadR family transcriptional regulator, producing MSTRHIVLGLLATGSRHGYDLKRRHDERFPQARPLAYGQVYTTLQRLVRDGLAEIEETSSDGGPERTMYRRTDAGARELADWAGSITPPAPFVANEIFTKVIVAILSRGDPAAYLAAQRASHMQRMRELTAVKSTKGADLATVLSADYALTHLNADLRWMTTTADRLATLTAEVETT from the coding sequence ATGAGTACCCGTCACATCGTCCTTGGCTTGCTCGCCACCGGCTCCAGGCATGGATACGACCTCAAGCGCCGGCATGACGAACGCTTCCCGCAGGCCAGGCCACTTGCCTACGGGCAGGTCTACACGACACTGCAGCGGCTGGTGCGGGACGGACTCGCCGAGATCGAGGAGACGAGTTCCGACGGTGGTCCAGAGCGGACGATGTACCGTCGCACGGACGCCGGAGCGCGTGAACTCGCCGATTGGGCAGGGTCCATCACACCGCCCGCACCGTTTGTCGCGAACGAGATCTTCACGAAAGTCATCGTCGCGATCCTGTCCCGCGGTGACCCGGCGGCCTATCTCGCGGCGCAGCGGGCCTCGCACATGCAGCGGATGCGAGAGCTCACGGCAGTGAAATCCACCAAAGGCGCCGATCTCGCCACCGTGCTCTCGGCGGACTACGCCCTCACCCACCTCAACGCCGATCTGCGCTGGATGACGACCACCGCCGACCGGCTCGCCACTCTGACCGCGGAGGTCGAAACAACGTGA
- a CDS encoding ABC transporter ATP-binding protein, whose protein sequence is MNATEPAPGQPLLAARELYKAYGSTPALRGMSADLHAGEILALTGPSGSGKSTLLHCMAGIVRPDRGPVTYREERLDRVPEKRLSELRRTEFAVLFQFGQLIPELTAMDNVSLPLILNKTDRRAAQEQARTWLERFGVLDRAEARPGELSGGQAQRVALARALVTGPKVVFADEPTGALDSLAGEQVMTELTSAARELNAAVLLVTHDATVAAYADREIRLADGRNAALEVSA, encoded by the coding sequence GTGAATGCCACAGAGCCCGCACCTGGGCAACCGCTCCTCGCCGCCCGGGAACTGTACAAGGCCTACGGCTCGACCCCCGCACTGCGCGGCATGTCGGCAGACCTCCACGCCGGAGAGATCCTCGCTCTGACAGGCCCCAGCGGTAGCGGCAAGTCCACCCTGCTGCACTGCATGGCAGGGATTGTCCGCCCCGATCGCGGGCCGGTGACATACCGCGAAGAGCGCCTCGATCGTGTGCCGGAGAAGCGCCTGAGCGAGCTGCGACGCACCGAGTTCGCGGTGCTGTTCCAGTTCGGGCAGTTGATCCCCGAACTCACCGCGATGGACAACGTCTCCCTGCCGCTGATCCTCAACAAAACAGACCGTCGCGCCGCCCAGGAGCAGGCACGTACGTGGCTGGAGCGATTCGGGGTGCTGGACCGGGCCGAGGCACGCCCCGGTGAACTCAGCGGCGGCCAAGCGCAGCGCGTCGCGCTGGCCCGCGCGCTGGTCACCGGCCCGAAGGTCGTCTTCGCGGACGAGCCGACAGGCGCCCTCGACTCGCTCGCGGGTGAGCAGGTGATGACCGAGCTGACCTCGGCTGCACGGGAGCTGAACGCAGCAGTGCTTCTGGTCACGCACGACGCCACGGTCGCCGCGTACGCAGACCGTGAGATCCGGCTGGCAGACGGCCGCAACGCCGCACTGGAGGTGTCCGCGTGA